In Etheostoma spectabile isolate EspeVRDwgs_2016 chromosome 20, UIUC_Espe_1.0, whole genome shotgun sequence, the following are encoded in one genomic region:
- the ldlrap1b gene encoding low density lipoprotein receptor adapter protein 1b isoform X2, whose protein sequence is MDALKSAGRAIIRSPSMAKQSWAASRHKKLPENWTDTRETLLEGMVFQLKYLGVTMVEQPKGEELSAAAVKRIVATAKASGKKLQKVTLTVSPRGIILYDSASNQLIENISIYRISYCTADKMHDKVFAYIVQSQHNETLECHAFLCTKRKMAQAVTLTVAQAFRVAFEFWQAAKEEKEKRVKSCSDGEGASNSQSDSSASLGSLKGGEVATAKLLDLAEGANVALVHSGTKQTESDPFMELEDGLDEAFSRLAESRTNPQVLDIGVNPQDFNTEECLSPGRWDQEDTDFTPQKDTF, encoded by the exons AGCTTCCAGAGAACTGGACAGACACAAGGGAGACCCTTCTGGAGGGCATGGTGTTCCAGCTCAAGTACCTGGGGGTCACAATGGTTGAGCAGCCCAAAGGAGAGGAGCTGTCTGCGGCTGCTGTCAAGAGGATAGTGGCCACG gCCAAAGCCAGTGGAAAAAAACTCCAGAAAGTCACATTAACAGTCTCCCCACGAGGAATCATCCTTTACGACAGTGCCTCCAACCAGCTGATAGAAAACATCTCCATATACAG aataTCATATTGCACAGCGGACAAGATGCATGACAAAGTATTTGCCTACATCGTCCAGAGCCAACACAATGAGACTCTGGAGTGTCATGCCTTCCTCTGCACGAAGAGAAAAATG GCCCAGGCGGTAACCCTAACAGTGGCTCAGGCTTTCAGAGTGGCGTTTGAATTCTGGCAGGCTGCCAAGGAAG agaaagaaaaacgAGTGAAGTCATGTTCAGACGGAGAAGGAGCCAGTAACTCCCAGTCGGACAGCTCGGCCAGCCTGGGCAGCCTGAAGGGAGGAG AGGTAGCCACAGCAAAGCTTCTGGATTTGGCAGAGGGAGCCAACGTGGCGCTGGTCCACTCAGGAACAAAGCAGACTGAATCAGATCCCTTTATG GAGTTGGAGGACGGTCTGGACGAGGCTTTCTCAAG ACTCGCTGAGTCTCGCACTAACCCCCAGGTCCTGGACATTGGGGTAAACCCTCAGGACTTCAACACTGAAGAGTGCCTGTCCCCAGGCAGATGGGACCAAGAGGACACAGACTTCACCCCGCAAAAAGACACTTTTTAA
- the ldlrap1b gene encoding low density lipoprotein receptor adapter protein 1b isoform X1, translating into MDALKSAGRAIIRSPSMAKQSWAASRHKKLPENWTDTRETLLEGMVFQLKYLGVTMVEQPKGEELSAAAVKRIVATAKASGKKLQKVTLTVSPRGIILYDSASNQLIENISIYRISYCTADKMHDKVFAYIVQSQHNETLECHAFLCTKRKMAQAVTLTVAQAFRVAFEFWQAAKEEKEKRVKSCSDGEGASNSQSDSSASLGSLKGGEVATAKLLDLAEGANVALVHSGTKQTESDPFMVHNHKTENNNTVWELEDGLDEAFSRLAESRTNPQVLDIGVNPQDFNTEECLSPGRWDQEDTDFTPQKDTF; encoded by the exons AGCTTCCAGAGAACTGGACAGACACAAGGGAGACCCTTCTGGAGGGCATGGTGTTCCAGCTCAAGTACCTGGGGGTCACAATGGTTGAGCAGCCCAAAGGAGAGGAGCTGTCTGCGGCTGCTGTCAAGAGGATAGTGGCCACG gCCAAAGCCAGTGGAAAAAAACTCCAGAAAGTCACATTAACAGTCTCCCCACGAGGAATCATCCTTTACGACAGTGCCTCCAACCAGCTGATAGAAAACATCTCCATATACAG aataTCATATTGCACAGCGGACAAGATGCATGACAAAGTATTTGCCTACATCGTCCAGAGCCAACACAATGAGACTCTGGAGTGTCATGCCTTCCTCTGCACGAAGAGAAAAATG GCCCAGGCGGTAACCCTAACAGTGGCTCAGGCTTTCAGAGTGGCGTTTGAATTCTGGCAGGCTGCCAAGGAAG agaaagaaaaacgAGTGAAGTCATGTTCAGACGGAGAAGGAGCCAGTAACTCCCAGTCGGACAGCTCGGCCAGCCTGGGCAGCCTGAAGGGAGGAG AGGTAGCCACAGCAAAGCTTCTGGATTTGGCAGAGGGAGCCAACGTGGCGCTGGTCCACTCAGGAACAAAGCAGACTGAATCAGATCCCTTTATGGTGCATAATCACAAAACAGAGAACAACAATACTGTATGG GAGTTGGAGGACGGTCTGGACGAGGCTTTCTCAAG ACTCGCTGAGTCTCGCACTAACCCCCAGGTCCTGGACATTGGGGTAAACCCTCAGGACTTCAACACTGAAGAGTGCCTGTCCCCAGGCAGATGGGACCAAGAGGACACAGACTTCACCCCGCAAAAAGACACTTTTTAA
- the ldlrap1b gene encoding low density lipoprotein receptor adapter protein 1b isoform X3: MDALKSAGRAIIRSPSMAKQSWAASRHKKLPENWTDTRETLLEGMVFQLKYLGVTMVEQPKGEELSAAAVKRIVATAKASGKKLQKVTLTVSPRGIILYDSASNQLIENISIYRISYCTADKMHDKVFAYIVQSQHNETLECHAFLCTKRKMAQAVTLTVAQAFRVAFEFWQAAKEEKEKRVKSCSDGEGASNSQSDSSASLGSLKGGEVATAKLLDLAEGANVALVHSGTKQTESDPFMVHNHKTENNNTVWELEDGLDEAFSSRSLDSFESYSDSLSLALTPRSWTLG; the protein is encoded by the exons AGCTTCCAGAGAACTGGACAGACACAAGGGAGACCCTTCTGGAGGGCATGGTGTTCCAGCTCAAGTACCTGGGGGTCACAATGGTTGAGCAGCCCAAAGGAGAGGAGCTGTCTGCGGCTGCTGTCAAGAGGATAGTGGCCACG gCCAAAGCCAGTGGAAAAAAACTCCAGAAAGTCACATTAACAGTCTCCCCACGAGGAATCATCCTTTACGACAGTGCCTCCAACCAGCTGATAGAAAACATCTCCATATACAG aataTCATATTGCACAGCGGACAAGATGCATGACAAAGTATTTGCCTACATCGTCCAGAGCCAACACAATGAGACTCTGGAGTGTCATGCCTTCCTCTGCACGAAGAGAAAAATG GCCCAGGCGGTAACCCTAACAGTGGCTCAGGCTTTCAGAGTGGCGTTTGAATTCTGGCAGGCTGCCAAGGAAG agaaagaaaaacgAGTGAAGTCATGTTCAGACGGAGAAGGAGCCAGTAACTCCCAGTCGGACAGCTCGGCCAGCCTGGGCAGCCTGAAGGGAGGAG AGGTAGCCACAGCAAAGCTTCTGGATTTGGCAGAGGGAGCCAACGTGGCGCTGGTCCACTCAGGAACAAAGCAGACTGAATCAGATCCCTTTATGGTGCATAATCACAAAACAGAGAACAACAATACTGTATGG GAGTTGGAGGACGGTCTGGACGAGGCTTTCTCAAG CCGCAGTCTGGATAGCTTTGAATCCTACTCAG ACTCGCTGAGTCTCGCACTAACCCCCAGGTCCTGGACATTGGGGTAA
- the ldlrap1b gene encoding low density lipoprotein receptor adapter protein 1b isoform X4 yields the protein MDALKSAGRAIIRSPSMAKQSWAASRHKKLPENWTDTRETLLEGMVFQLKYLGVTMVEQPKGEELSAAAVKRIVATAKASGKKLQKVTLTVSPRGIILYDSASNQLIENISIYRISYCTADKMHDKVFAYIVQSQHNETLECHAFLCTKRKMAQAVTLTVAQAFRVAFEFWQAAKEEKEKRVKSCSDGEGASNSQSDSSASLGSLKGGEVATAKLLDLAEGANVALVHSGTKQTESDPFMELEDGLDEAFSSRSLDSFESYSDSLSLALTPRSWTLG from the exons AGCTTCCAGAGAACTGGACAGACACAAGGGAGACCCTTCTGGAGGGCATGGTGTTCCAGCTCAAGTACCTGGGGGTCACAATGGTTGAGCAGCCCAAAGGAGAGGAGCTGTCTGCGGCTGCTGTCAAGAGGATAGTGGCCACG gCCAAAGCCAGTGGAAAAAAACTCCAGAAAGTCACATTAACAGTCTCCCCACGAGGAATCATCCTTTACGACAGTGCCTCCAACCAGCTGATAGAAAACATCTCCATATACAG aataTCATATTGCACAGCGGACAAGATGCATGACAAAGTATTTGCCTACATCGTCCAGAGCCAACACAATGAGACTCTGGAGTGTCATGCCTTCCTCTGCACGAAGAGAAAAATG GCCCAGGCGGTAACCCTAACAGTGGCTCAGGCTTTCAGAGTGGCGTTTGAATTCTGGCAGGCTGCCAAGGAAG agaaagaaaaacgAGTGAAGTCATGTTCAGACGGAGAAGGAGCCAGTAACTCCCAGTCGGACAGCTCGGCCAGCCTGGGCAGCCTGAAGGGAGGAG AGGTAGCCACAGCAAAGCTTCTGGATTTGGCAGAGGGAGCCAACGTGGCGCTGGTCCACTCAGGAACAAAGCAGACTGAATCAGATCCCTTTATG GAGTTGGAGGACGGTCTGGACGAGGCTTTCTCAAG CCGCAGTCTGGATAGCTTTGAATCCTACTCAG ACTCGCTGAGTCTCGCACTAACCCCCAGGTCCTGGACATTGGGGTAA